A region from the Vicia villosa cultivar HV-30 ecotype Madison, WI linkage group LG3, Vvil1.0, whole genome shotgun sequence genome encodes:
- the LOC131656025 gene encoding retinoblastoma-related protein 1-like, producing MSPVTESPIKPNPRGGGETCAETGIGVFFSKIVKLGEVRINGMVERLQLSHQIRENVYCLFQQILNQWTSLFFNRHIDRINTSCCYGVAKISQLNLTFREIIYNYRKQLQCKLQVFRNIFVDWSSTRRKTQLAKQ from the exons ATGTCACCTGTGACAGAGAG TCCGATAAAGCCAAATCCAAGAGGTGGCGGAGAAACATGTGCAGAAACTGGTATCGGTGTCTTTTTCAGCAAG ATTGTCAAGTTAGGAGAAGTCAGAATAAACGGAATGGTTGAAAGACTACAATTATCTCACCAGATAAGGGAGAATGTATATTGTCTTTTCCAGCAAATCCTAAACCAATGGACATCTCTCTTCTTCAACCGCCATATTGACCGAATCAATACGAGTTGCTGCTATGGAGTTGCGAAG ATATCACAATTGAACCTAACTTTTAGGGAGATTATATACAACTACAGAAAGCAACTCCAATGCAAACTACAAGTTTTTCGCAACATATTCGTTGACTGGTCATCCACACGCCGTAAAACACAATTAGCTAAGCAATAA